One region of Alcanivorax sediminis genomic DNA includes:
- a CDS encoding SpvB/TcaC N-terminal domain-containing protein has protein sequence MDFWRLHRRLMAFFALFALLYPSLIQAAGLGIDMVRTSPSALEVHSSPNLPVDVQAMESATLSQLFDRDTQSEYTAFEAQSVDVNLPEERKVTALRVFGAAPYQLSVQEKTTNGWRDIQGLKGLDLTQLPDTWHTFSTNNAVKTGKLRLVLTPAASSASGLKEIEFWSEGEHIPVETGSQLLALLQNNDMQDQALLAIASPASGTTGSIDETVLDDPTDNTFSLELDVPASQVKYAWLVYDAIGVGHWASAVRVINDQPALGGVVIEANDAWSEQIERISPVWLKKGTNRIRFTTTGENDYQYQVRNVRLIVELDNGANFVNYIGASSTEDSTVIDRLYDGNADTGMVVYSGDSIGTFNTSDSNVTIPPGLINNPGNGLHLGWIKGKAPWKQALQGDPANADASTLEMGFDRGVELESVGFYLRGKLAGKIDVALFHDGNWQLGGSKSVSAQALKTGWNEIPVASGNKVQGVRLIFTGGEGSGGEIRELTVRGSGIGGAWLPPEVVVTYPDAGQFYGREAYVRGFLQGLRNASGEAQLFIGGKPVNHVNGEFQTLISKDDVGPESQADDVAWFVDAEAVYPDGSRTSTRVPLFANKGPLGDAEADLAPVTPVVIPPGGVTGGIPGAGIVVGEGAVNEDLDITMMPLNDIDLAALDTWMTNVTGPNNGYRFLPHGKHFNKKIEVRIKYQPSLLPPGFSEDDIKTFYFDDQAGKWKELERKSIDKGKKEVVALTDHFTDMINAVIQVPDSPQNTQFNPTQIKDIKAADPGAKINLIEPPQANNMGDARLSYPIEVPPGRRGMQPQLAVQYSSGGGNGWMGQGWDLSVPSITVDTRWGVPRYSATNETETYLLNGEQLLPLIHREETIPRTADKQFHPRVEGAFQRIIRHGDKPENYWWEVTDKSGTTYFYGSDDVSQEPQSEAILATTSGAPGIGKWALVLVRDTNGNEMRYHYTKQLDTGLGNGSGSGAGNGTEMGQQVYLSSITYTGYKGEAGSYEVVFERDRDLPGFNRSADRRTDVSIDGRLGLKQVTADLLKRISVTYESEPVRSYEFDYRDGAYGKTLLHTVRQLDTQGRPFNAHTFDYFDDVLDGNGAYAGYSNSPWTMPNDGVRGDLYAGKGDISVLGGGYGSGRGSHIYAGTGIGWTPTKSGSLGVKVGSNHSESDGRMMLADINGDGLPDKVYKKGGVFYRPNLSGPGGTPVFGAPIPIGISGFSADKTSMRSKGLEVYFSGVMAGYNKAKTTTTSKMYVSDVNGDGLLDIVDHGTVRFSRAVLDENGDPTGEILFSTNSLNTPNPVGGGSVDATQLFESFAADYEEAIDSAPLHDAVRRWKVPYDGVIDVMGDASLISKELIEESRYQTADGVRVAIQLNSEELWSETITPEATQSVTPTGVSQIPVAKGDSLYFRVQSVDDGAYDLISWSPVIQYVHEVPVETDANAENAEEGETGEVEPQTEWLAMEGVDSSGRNLYRFSAEQDFVTTGSIHARTTMPENGRVRITGDFEKPEITTDSVRVRILRKNFVLFEKTLSWDALETVGIDFETDVARFDRLYFELSADSRVDLGKIQWEPKVAYVSLPSVEIGTDEEGNPINIGDVVDEDGNPLGIADMKDPAGNLLFVYAPVIDTDIYSRFDGVAPVAPWVATEEGTLTVIPQVTTDGAAIDERRLFLTVKSEGQLIAKQDVQVVVELDPVTGEPEYSVLPEEFPIPVSFAEGQSERKYHFEYFTRNPALAERIETASLLVTYDGPKPEDDQPDNRNKLALSSELFTQNQDLLYGREYRGWSYFAYNGNRDRATVAIDEELLVMPDIKPGDIPTSGDPEELDSPLDISKLTAIPLYPEPGKQRWSGLDDDIWVASATTSTSRLGEDYIEVPTVEGFAGRRGVQRLSLTRNDAFSVGFIAGASQSDARVRSLVDFMDMNGDRYPDVLASSRVQFTAPDGGLEAQNKPLVIGDVRASDSKSVSLGISGNFATVAAKLAGKDSKIAQQMPPIGFGGNVSEGDSKPDFDLRDMNGDGLPDRVHDGGRVSLNLGYKFTGAEQWPAYQLGDSSSDGKALNFGYNVDSFSFGGGVNVSNTENISSEGLIDVNGDGLPDRVKIEYGSLLVGFNSGSGFLPWVTWAQINHVSKSRNIDQGAGVYFTIPIPILPPPFPTVLTILTNPGKDWSKSVSSTEVAFNDINGDGYPDYLKSRKDGELNVQLNTNGRTNLLKSVQCPLGASFEVDYERTGNTYKMPQSKWVMSKVTVHDGYEGDGVDTQLTTVEYADGYYDRRERDFMGFETVTINEHDISEADAPVYRSVTQTWLNGSVYERGLLAATRMTDGFGNPYTESEKGYRFVNVDSGNEVPATALPGQITSRLFPQVAEEISRFYEGEQQPGKQTRKEYLEYDAVGNVTHFIDYADSGTADDVEARITYFYDDAAWIMGAAESIKVYGNGQLLRHRETTIEPGTGNVSDIRQYYEDGIARYDFTYDDYGNVETVTGPANTQGQRYAMEYGYDSQVHTHVVRLEDSFGYVSTAKPDYRWGQPKETTSINNQTIRYTFDGVGRTRTITGPYEHAIGQPTISFEYYPSLSEGDLLNWALTRHYDPEHPSDRIETALFTDGLKRVLQTKKDGTVGNGNGEPEDVMVVSGRVIFDHVGRSVKQYYPNTEALGSAGLFNPAFDLVAPTITEYDVLDRPLKVTIPDTTSTTFDYGFGTDRDGKTQFRTRVTDANGVSKDSFRDVRQLITAVKEYNKGGSEVIWTSYQYDPLKQITDVLDAQQNLTTAEYDLLGRRTVLDNPDTGKVEMVYDPAGNLIHKITPNLRAQGQSIDYRYDYNRLAAIEYPEFTGNNISYEYGKPGDPHNGANRIIRVTDQAGWETRQYGPLGELVESTRNIKWSAGPAESYTTQYQYDTWNRLKQLIYPDSEVLTYEYNKGGQMRAVHGKKGKYDYPYVQALHYDKFEQRTWLHYGNNTENRYTYNRNNRRMSHLTAGKGDGNNFMQLEYGYDDVGNITTLSNRAPVNSPSQMGGVTHFNYRYDDLYRLTYSDGTFDTQPDKQHAYTLDMAYDTVHNITSKVQHHTLKNRSGKAITQKKTSYDWSGVQGYKYDGPQPHAPTHIGERAFSYDANGNQLGWTHDKNGTRRTITWDEENRIQAIQDNGHTFSYTYDASGQRMTKRGPQGETGYINQWMTLRNGEVGTKHVFAGTTRVVSKLVKQDRPNSKRNSENNTDSNGNGNGKARIVYEKDQYYFHPDHLGTTSYITHTNGQVYQHLEYFPFGETWVEEHSNKQRTPYLFTGKELDEETGLYYFGARYYDPRTSVWGSVDPVTGSYLDGKINQGFYNSANIAGYSYAFNNPLRFNDPNGMWGSVGHHDAIFAAGIAAGLKYADAQKLGRGAWAPDTDSRNAMSLTSLIMGFFGSQNSYHLLDAGSAKEPQVSARKEYEGVVGRIISGATVGKDDERKLHRYGDSYAHVSGLTKRHFIPVIGHFFESILGMIGFGTDPDDPYQNPEAFIRMSMDAYDSNVAITGKAKYSREDFKAMIEGVTKLESPVDQKNYMKNTFGITSSNEEYGLLGLSKLKRIVTGKQDEY, from the coding sequence GATTCAAGCCGCCGGCCTCGGCATCGACATGGTGAGAACCTCGCCCAGTGCGCTGGAGGTTCACTCGTCGCCGAATTTGCCGGTGGATGTGCAGGCCATGGAATCGGCCACGCTCAGCCAACTGTTCGACCGCGATACGCAATCGGAGTACACCGCGTTTGAAGCGCAATCGGTAGATGTGAATCTACCGGAAGAACGCAAGGTGACGGCCTTGCGCGTGTTCGGTGCCGCGCCCTATCAGCTCTCTGTGCAGGAGAAGACAACCAACGGCTGGCGCGACATTCAGGGGCTCAAAGGATTGGACCTCACCCAACTCCCGGACACCTGGCATACCTTCTCCACCAACAATGCCGTCAAGACCGGCAAGCTGCGACTGGTGCTCACGCCCGCTGCATCCAGCGCATCTGGTCTCAAGGAAATTGAATTCTGGTCCGAAGGTGAGCACATCCCGGTAGAAACGGGCAGCCAACTGCTGGCCCTGCTGCAGAACAACGACATGCAGGATCAGGCCCTGCTGGCCATCGCCAGCCCGGCCAGTGGCACCACCGGCAGCATTGATGAAACCGTGCTGGATGATCCCACCGACAACACCTTCAGCCTGGAACTGGACGTCCCTGCCAGTCAGGTGAAATACGCCTGGCTGGTGTACGACGCCATTGGTGTGGGTCACTGGGCCAGCGCAGTCCGCGTGATCAATGATCAGCCTGCGCTCGGCGGCGTGGTGATTGAGGCCAACGACGCCTGGAGTGAACAGATTGAGCGCATCAGCCCGGTATGGCTGAAAAAAGGCACCAACCGCATTCGCTTCACCACCACCGGCGAAAACGACTACCAGTATCAGGTGCGCAATGTGCGCTTGATAGTGGAGCTGGATAACGGCGCCAATTTCGTCAACTACATTGGTGCCAGCAGCACCGAAGACAGCACCGTTATTGATCGCCTGTACGACGGCAATGCCGACACCGGCATGGTGGTGTACAGCGGCGACAGCATTGGCACCTTCAATACCAGCGACAGCAACGTGACCATTCCCCCAGGGCTGATCAACAACCCGGGAAACGGCTTGCATCTGGGCTGGATCAAGGGCAAGGCACCGTGGAAACAAGCTCTGCAGGGTGATCCTGCCAATGCTGATGCCAGCACCCTGGAAATGGGTTTTGATCGCGGCGTGGAACTGGAGTCCGTGGGCTTCTACCTGCGCGGCAAATTGGCCGGCAAGATCGATGTGGCGTTGTTCCATGACGGCAACTGGCAGCTGGGCGGCAGCAAATCTGTCTCCGCCCAGGCCCTGAAAACGGGCTGGAATGAAATCCCTGTGGCCAGTGGTAACAAGGTGCAGGGTGTACGCCTGATCTTCACCGGCGGCGAAGGCAGCGGCGGTGAAATACGCGAGCTCACCGTGCGCGGTTCCGGTATCGGTGGCGCCTGGCTGCCACCGGAAGTGGTCGTGACCTATCCCGATGCCGGCCAGTTCTATGGTCGTGAAGCGTATGTGCGTGGTTTCCTGCAAGGGCTGCGTAATGCCAGCGGTGAAGCCCAGCTGTTTATCGGCGGCAAGCCGGTGAATCACGTCAATGGCGAATTCCAGACGCTCATCAGCAAGGATGATGTGGGCCCGGAAAGCCAGGCCGATGACGTGGCCTGGTTCGTGGACGCTGAAGCCGTCTACCCGGATGGCAGCCGCACCAGCACCCGCGTGCCGCTGTTTGCGAACAAGGGCCCGCTGGGCGATGCCGAAGCGGATCTGGCCCCGGTGACTCCGGTGGTGATTCCGCCCGGAGGTGTGACTGGCGGCATTCCCGGCGCCGGTATTGTGGTAGGCGAAGGAGCAGTCAATGAGGATCTGGACATCACCATGATGCCCCTCAATGACATTGACCTGGCGGCTCTCGATACCTGGATGACCAACGTCACCGGGCCCAACAACGGCTACCGCTTCCTGCCCCACGGCAAGCACTTCAACAAGAAGATCGAAGTGCGCATCAAATACCAGCCCAGCCTGCTACCGCCGGGCTTCAGCGAAGACGACATCAAGACCTTCTATTTCGATGACCAGGCGGGCAAGTGGAAAGAGCTGGAACGCAAGAGTATCGATAAAGGCAAAAAAGAAGTGGTCGCCCTCACTGACCACTTCACCGATATGATCAACGCGGTGATCCAGGTACCGGATTCCCCGCAGAACACCCAGTTCAACCCGACCCAGATCAAGGACATCAAGGCCGCCGATCCTGGTGCCAAGATCAACCTGATCGAACCGCCGCAAGCCAACAACATGGGCGATGCGCGCCTCAGCTATCCCATCGAAGTGCCGCCGGGCCGCCGTGGCATGCAGCCGCAGCTGGCAGTGCAGTACAGCTCCGGGGGCGGTAATGGCTGGATGGGGCAGGGCTGGGACCTGAGTGTCCCGTCGATTACGGTGGATACCCGTTGGGGGGTGCCGCGGTATAGCGCCACGAATGAAACAGAAACGTACTTGCTGAACGGTGAGCAGTTGCTGCCGTTGATTCATCGCGAGGAGACAATACCTCGTACTGCCGACAAGCAATTTCATCCCCGTGTAGAGGGTGCCTTCCAGCGCATCATTCGCCATGGCGATAAACCTGAAAATTACTGGTGGGAAGTCACTGACAAGAGCGGTACTACCTACTTTTATGGCAGCGATGACGTAAGCCAGGAGCCTCAGTCTGAGGCGATTCTTGCAACCACGTCCGGTGCTCCGGGTATTGGCAAGTGGGCCCTGGTACTGGTGCGCGATACCAACGGCAATGAGATGCGCTACCACTATACCAAGCAGCTGGATACAGGCTTGGGTAATGGTTCAGGATCAGGTGCAGGCAACGGCACCGAGATGGGCCAGCAGGTCTATTTGTCGAGCATTACCTACACTGGCTATAAAGGCGAAGCCGGTAGCTATGAGGTGGTATTTGAGCGAGACAGGGATTTACCAGGTTTCAATCGCAGTGCGGATCGTCGCACGGACGTAAGCATTGATGGTCGTCTGGGACTCAAACAGGTAACTGCCGACCTGCTCAAACGTATTTCGGTCACCTATGAGAGTGAGCCGGTACGCAGTTACGAATTTGATTATCGTGACGGTGCCTACGGTAAGACATTGCTTCACACCGTGCGGCAGTTGGACACCCAGGGCCGTCCTTTTAATGCCCATACTTTTGATTATTTCGATGACGTACTCGATGGGAATGGAGCATACGCTGGCTACAGCAACTCACCATGGACGATGCCAAATGATGGTGTAAGGGGCGACCTTTACGCAGGTAAAGGCGACATTAGTGTCCTTGGTGGTGGATATGGCTCCGGGCGTGGCTCACACATTTATGCGGGCACGGGCATTGGTTGGACACCAACCAAAAGCGGCAGCCTTGGTGTCAAGGTAGGTTCGAACCATAGCGAATCTGATGGCCGCATGATGCTGGCGGATATCAATGGTGACGGTCTTCCTGACAAGGTCTATAAGAAAGGAGGTGTTTTTTACCGTCCAAACTTGTCTGGACCAGGAGGAACGCCAGTTTTCGGCGCGCCAATCCCCATTGGCATCAGTGGTTTCTCTGCAGATAAAACCTCCATGCGCTCGAAAGGCCTCGAGGTGTATTTCAGCGGTGTCATGGCGGGTTACAACAAAGCCAAAACCACCACTACCAGTAAGATGTATGTCTCCGATGTTAACGGAGATGGGCTTCTCGATATCGTTGATCATGGCACGGTACGTTTCAGTCGAGCTGTTCTTGATGAAAACGGTGACCCGACAGGTGAGATTCTTTTCTCAACCAATAGCCTGAATACGCCAAACCCAGTGGGCGGTGGTAGCGTTGACGCAACACAGCTCTTTGAAAGCTTTGCCGCTGACTATGAGGAAGCCATAGACAGTGCGCCATTGCATGATGCTGTCCGTCGCTGGAAGGTACCCTATGACGGTGTCATCGATGTAATGGGTGATGCATCGCTGATTAGCAAAGAGTTGATTGAAGAGTCGCGCTACCAAACCGCTGATGGCGTCAGAGTTGCGATTCAATTGAATTCCGAAGAACTTTGGTCCGAAACGATTACCCCTGAAGCCACACAAAGCGTTACTCCAACCGGCGTTAGTCAGATCCCGGTTGCTAAAGGAGATAGCTTGTATTTCAGGGTCCAGTCTGTGGATGACGGAGCTTATGATCTGATTTCCTGGTCACCTGTTATTCAGTATGTGCATGAAGTCCCTGTCGAGACTGACGCGAATGCTGAGAACGCAGAGGAAGGGGAGACAGGCGAAGTTGAGCCGCAGACAGAGTGGCTTGCAATGGAGGGCGTCGATTCCTCAGGTCGTAACCTGTACCGCTTCTCAGCAGAGCAGGATTTCGTCACCACGGGCTCGATTCATGCTCGAACCACCATGCCAGAGAATGGGCGAGTAAGAATTACGGGAGACTTCGAGAAGCCTGAAATCACCACTGACAGTGTCCGAGTGCGGATTCTTCGCAAGAACTTCGTGTTGTTCGAGAAGACACTGAGTTGGGATGCCCTGGAAACGGTGGGTATCGATTTCGAAACTGATGTGGCTCGTTTTGATCGTCTTTACTTCGAGCTCTCAGCGGATTCCAGGGTCGATCTGGGCAAAATTCAGTGGGAGCCCAAGGTTGCCTATGTATCGTTGCCTTCCGTTGAAATCGGAACCGATGAAGAAGGTAACCCGATTAATATCGGCGATGTGGTTGATGAGGACGGCAACCCTCTTGGTATCGCTGATATGAAGGACCCAGCGGGTAACCTTCTCTTCGTTTATGCCCCGGTCATCGATACTGATATTTATAGCCGATTTGATGGTGTGGCACCGGTAGCCCCTTGGGTGGCTACCGAGGAGGGCACACTGACCGTGATCCCTCAAGTAACCACTGATGGTGCAGCGATTGATGAGCGCAGACTGTTCCTGACGGTCAAAAGCGAAGGGCAGCTTATTGCCAAACAGGATGTGCAGGTCGTAGTTGAACTAGATCCTGTGACTGGCGAGCCAGAATATAGTGTTCTACCTGAGGAGTTTCCTATTCCGGTCTCTTTTGCTGAAGGGCAAAGTGAACGGAAATACCATTTTGAATACTTTACTCGAAACCCAGCATTGGCTGAGCGGATAGAGACCGCGTCACTCCTGGTTACCTATGATGGTCCCAAGCCAGAAGATGACCAGCCGGATAACCGCAACAAGCTGGCGCTTTCCAGTGAATTGTTCACGCAGAATCAAGACTTGCTCTACGGCCGAGAGTACCGAGGCTGGTCTTACTTTGCTTACAACGGAAATCGTGACCGAGCCACCGTCGCTATCGATGAAGAGCTTCTGGTCATGCCGGATATCAAGCCGGGTGATATCCCCACTTCTGGCGACCCCGAAGAGCTTGACTCCCCGCTTGATATATCAAAGTTAACGGCCATTCCGCTCTATCCTGAACCAGGAAAACAACGTTGGTCAGGCTTGGACGATGACATTTGGGTCGCGTCAGCCACAACCAGCACCTCACGTTTAGGTGAAGACTACATTGAAGTGCCCACCGTGGAAGGGTTTGCTGGCCGTCGTGGTGTTCAGCGTCTATCCCTGACCAGGAATGATGCTTTCTCCGTCGGGTTTATCGCGGGCGCATCCCAAAGTGATGCCCGCGTAAGATCCCTCGTTGATTTCATGGATATGAATGGGGATCGCTACCCCGATGTGCTTGCCAGCAGTCGAGTCCAATTCACCGCTCCTGATGGAGGGTTGGAGGCACAAAACAAGCCTTTGGTTATTGGTGATGTACGTGCCAGCGACTCAAAATCAGTCTCTTTGGGGATTAGCGGCAACTTCGCTACGGTTGCGGCGAAACTCGCCGGTAAAGACAGCAAAATTGCTCAGCAAATGCCTCCTATCGGCTTTGGAGGCAACGTTTCCGAGGGTGACTCGAAACCTGATTTTGATTTGAGAGACATGAATGGCGATGGTTTGCCAGACCGTGTTCATGATGGAGGTCGAGTCTCGTTGAATTTGGGTTACAAATTCACAGGCGCAGAGCAATGGCCTGCATACCAGCTTGGTGACTCCAGCTCTGACGGTAAAGCCCTGAATTTCGGTTACAACGTGGATTCCTTCAGCTTTGGTGGTGGGGTGAACGTCTCCAATACCGAAAACATTTCCTCTGAAGGCTTGATCGACGTTAACGGTGATGGTTTACCTGATCGCGTCAAAATCGAATACGGCAGTCTTTTGGTCGGGTTTAACTCCGGCAGTGGCTTCCTGCCGTGGGTTACCTGGGCACAGATTAATCATGTCAGCAAAAGCCGGAATATTGATCAGGGTGCAGGGGTGTACTTCACCATCCCCATTCCGATTTTGCCGCCGCCGTTCCCGACGGTACTGACGATTCTCACCAACCCAGGTAAAGACTGGAGTAAGAGTGTCAGCAGCACCGAAGTAGCCTTCAATGACATCAATGGCGATGGTTACCCGGATTACCTTAAATCACGCAAAGATGGTGAGTTGAACGTTCAGCTGAACACAAACGGCCGAACCAACCTGTTGAAATCGGTACAGTGTCCGCTTGGTGCCTCCTTCGAAGTTGATTACGAACGCACTGGCAACACTTATAAGATGCCCCAGAGCAAGTGGGTCATGAGTAAGGTGACCGTTCACGACGGCTACGAAGGCGATGGTGTCGATACCCAGCTAACCACTGTGGAATATGCAGATGGTTATTATGACCGCCGTGAGCGGGACTTTATGGGCTTCGAAACGGTCACAATCAATGAGCATGATATCAGTGAGGCCGACGCACCGGTTTACCGCTCCGTGACCCAGACCTGGCTGAATGGCAGTGTCTACGAGCGCGGCTTGCTTGCTGCCACACGCATGACCGACGGCTTTGGCAATCCGTATACCGAAAGCGAGAAAGGCTACCGCTTTGTCAATGTTGACTCAGGCAATGAGGTGCCTGCGACGGCCTTGCCGGGGCAAATTACTTCGCGGCTCTTCCCACAAGTGGCAGAAGAGATCTCCCGTTTCTACGAAGGCGAGCAGCAGCCGGGCAAGCAGACCCGCAAGGAATATCTTGAATACGATGCCGTCGGCAACGTCACGCACTTCATTGATTATGCCGATAGCGGAACGGCCGATGACGTGGAAGCCAGAATTACCTACTTCTATGACGATGCTGCCTGGATCATGGGCGCCGCTGAATCCATCAAGGTCTATGGCAATGGCCAGCTGCTGCGCCACCGCGAAACCACCATTGAGCCGGGCACTGGTAATGTCAGCGATATCCGTCAGTACTATGAAGACGGCATAGCGCGCTATGACTTCACCTATGACGACTATGGTAACGTGGAAACCGTCACCGGCCCGGCCAACACCCAAGGGCAGCGTTATGCCATGGAGTATGGCTATGACTCCCAGGTCCACACCCATGTAGTACGTTTGGAAGACAGTTTTGGCTATGTGTCCACGGCCAAGCCGGATTATCGCTGGGGGCAGCCCAAAGAGACCACCAGCATCAACAATCAGACCATTCGCTACACGTTCGATGGGGTGGGCCGGACCCGGACCATCACTGGCCCCTATGAGCATGCCATTGGGCAACCCACCATCAGCTTCGAGTACTACCCGTCGTTGTCCGAAGGGGACCTCCTTAACTGGGCGCTGACTCGCCACTATGATCCCGAACACCCCTCCGACCGGATCGAAACGGCATTGTTTACCGATGGTCTCAAGCGCGTGCTGCAAACCAAGAAAGACGGCACGGTGGGTAATGGCAACGGTGAGCCGGAAGACGTCATGGTGGTCTCTGGACGCGTGATCTTCGATCATGTGGGGCGTAGCGTGAAGCAGTACTACCCCAACACCGAGGCCCTGGGATCAGCCGGGTTGTTTAACCCCGCCTTTGATCTGGTGGCACCGACGATCACCGAGTACGACGTGTTGGATCGTCCGCTCAAGGTCACGATTCCGGACACCACCAGCACCACCTTCGATTATGGCTTTGGTACCGACCGGGATGGCAAAACCCAGTTCCGCACCCGTGTGACCGATGCCAACGGCGTCAGCAAGGACAGCTTCCGCGACGTTCGCCAGTTGATCACTGCCGTAAAGGAATACAACAAGGGCGGCAGCGAGGTGATCTGGACCAGCTACCAGTATGATCCGCTCAAGCAGATTACCGATGTGCTTGATGCCCAGCAGAACCTGACCACCGCCGAGTATGATCTGCTTGGTCGCCGTACCGTGCTGGACAACCCGGACACGGGCAAGGTGGAAATGGTCTACGATCCGGCAGGGAACCTGATCCACAAGATCACCCCGAACCTGCGGGCGCAAGGGCAGAGCATCGATTACCGCTATGACTACAACCGTCTGGCGGCCATCGAGTACCCCGAATTCACGGGCAATAACATTAGCTACGAATACGGTAAGCCCGGAGACCCGCACAACGGTGCCAATCGCATCATCAGGGTGACGGATCAGGCCGGTTGGGAAACCCGCCAGTACGGCCCGCTGGGTGAGCTGGTAGAAAGCACCCGTAACATCAAGTGGTCTGCTGGTCCTGCGGAAAGCTATACCACCCAGTACCAGTACGATACCTGGAACCGGCTGAAGCAACTGATCTACCCAGATAGCGAAGTGCTCACCTATGAGTACAACAAGGGTGGTCAGATGCGTGCAGTGCACGGCAAGAAGGGCAAGTACGACTATCCCTATGTCCAGGCCCTGCACTACGACAAGTTCGAGCAGCGCACCTGGTTGCACTACGGCAATAACACCGAAAACCGCTATACCTACAATCGAAATAACCGCCGCATGTCGCATCTCACCGCAGGGAAGGGTGATGGCAACAACTTCATGCAGCTGGAGTACGGTTATGACGATGTGGGCAACATCACTACGTTGAGTAACCGCGCGCCGGTGAACAGCCCTAGCCAGATGGGCGGGGTTACACACTTCAACTACCGGTACGATGACCTGTATCGCCTGACTTACAGCGATGGCACCTTCGATACCCAGCCGGACAAGCAACATGCCTACACGCTGGATATGGCCTATGACACGGTGCACAACATCACCAGTAAGGTGCAGCATCACACCCTGAAGAACCGTTCTGGCAAGGCCATTACCCAGAAAAAGACCTCCTACGACTGGAGTGGTGTTCAGGGCTATAAATACGATGGCCCGCAGCCCCATGCACCCACCCACATTGGTGAACGTGCCTTCAGCTACGATGCTAACGGCAACCAGCTGGGGTGGACCCATGACAAGAATGGTACCCGTCGCACCATCACCTGGGATGAAGAAAACCGCATCCAGGCGATTCAGGATAACGGCCATACCTTCAGCTATACCTACGATGCCTCAGGCCAGCGCATGACCAAGCGCGGCCCGCAGGGGGAAACCGGGTATATCAACCAGTGGATGACACTGCGTAATGGGGAAGTGGGTACCAAGCATGTGTTTGCCGGTACCACCCGTGTTGTTTCCAAGCTAGTGAAGCAGGACAGGCCGAATAGCAAACGGAATTCGGAGAACAATACTGACAGCAACGGAAACGGTAACGGCAAGGCACGCATCGTTTACGAGAAGGATCAGTACTACTTCCATCCGGATCATCTCGGCACCACAAGCTATATCACCCATACCAATGGGCAGGTGTATCAGCATCTGGAGTACTTCCCGTTTGGTGAGACCTGGGTGGAGGAGCACTCGAACAAGCAGCGGACGCCTTATCTGTTTACGGGTAAGGAACTGGATGAGGAGACGGGGCTCTATTACTTTGGGGCTCGGTACTATGATCCGCGGACGAGTGTTTGGGGGAGTGTGGATCCAGTAACCGGAAGCTATTTAGATGGGAAAATCAATCAGGGCTTTTACAATTCAGCTAACATTGCTGGATATAGTTATGCATTTAACAACCCTCTGAGGTTCAACGATCCTAATGGGATGTGGGGAAGTGTTGGGCATCATGATGCAATATTTGCTGCCGGGATTGCGGCTGGGTTGAAGTATGCCGATGCGCAGAAGCTTGGAAGAGGTGCCTGGGCACCTGATACAGATAGCCGAAATGCGATGAGTTTAACAAGCTTGATAATGGGGTTTTTTGGCAGTCAGAATAGCTATCACTTACTGGATGCGGGGTCTGCTAAAGAACCGCAGGTCTCAGCCAGAAAAGAATACGAGGGTGTCGTTGGTAGAATAATTTCTGGGGCTACTGTTGGAAAAGATGATGAGAGAAAATTGCATAGATACGGTGATTCATATGCGCATGTGAGCGGCCTAACAAAACGTCATTTTATACCTGTAATAGGCCATTTTTTTGAGAGCATACTTGGCATGATTGGGTTTGGTACAGATCCCGATGATCCTTACCAAAACCCAGAAGCTTTTATTAGAATGTCGATGGATGCGTATGACAGCAATGTCGCGATAACCGGAAAGGCAAAATACTCAAGGGAAGATTTTAAAGCAATGATCGAAGGGGTTACGAAATTAGAAAGCCCTGTCGATCAAAAAAACTATATGAAAAACACTTTTGGGATTACAAGTTCAAATGAAGAGTATGGCCTCTTGGGTTTGTCAAAGCTAAAGCGTATTGTGACAGGAAAGCAAGATGAGTATTGA